CAATAAAAATCGCCACTGACAATATCTTTGGGTTGATAGATGATGAAATGTTCAGGTAAAATAGAATCAACTAAATCTTTTGGAGGAAGAATCGCATTTTGTAAACGTTTTGCATAATTGATACTGTCGGTTATGCTCTTGTTTTTCTCTTCAATAATTTCATTCTGTGATTTTAAAATTTTGTTGTTTTTTCTATTTGTTTGCAAAAGTTTAATTGCAATCAATGCAATGATGATAATTAATCCGGTCACTACAAAATACATATTCCGGTGCGCTTGTTTATAACAAACAAGTGTGTCTTCCCCCGAACCACTCATTACTTCCCATGGTGTGTGGTGATGCTCGGCCGAGGCTGTTGAGTCACTCAAAAAGCTTTGTGCAAAGTTTGTTGCGCTTACAAAGGTCAGAAACAAAAAAAGAAGAAGCGTTTTGAAAAGGAGTCTGTTCATGATTTAATTTTTGATATTTAAAGGTACTACTATTTTATTCCGATTAAAAATAGTTTTCAGAATACTAAAATTCTTGGCTATAATACGTTGGAACCTCCACTAATTTTGTAAAATGGAAAACGAAGAAAAGGAATTAACTTACTTTAAAGGGAGAGGCTCACAAGTCAATACCGACAATCGTTTTCTTAAAGGAACGTATGTTGCCGAACACATCGAAGGCTTGGATGAACCCTTACTGAGCGATGTAAAAACTCAAATCTTTTTAGAACACCCGAAGAAAATTATTAACGTAGTCAAGAGTCCGGATATTCCCGGAATGTATTCTATGAATCCGTATCAAGGGTGCGAACATGGTTGTATTTATTGTTATGCACGCAACACACATGAGTATTGGGGCTATAGTGCAGGCTTGGATTTTGAACGAAAAATTATTGCCAAGCCAAATGCGCCTCAACTGATGGAAAAACAATTTATGAATAAGAATTGGATTGTTTCTCCGATTATGTTTTCCGGCAATACCGATTGTTATCAGCCCATTGAGAGAAAATTAAAGATAACACGTCAGATGTTGGAAGTGCTTTTAAAGTTTCGTCATCCTGCCGGAATGATTACAAAAAATGATTTAATCATTCGTGATATTGATATTCTTCAGGAATTGGCCAAGCTGAATTTGATTCATGTAATGGTTTCCATCACCAGTTTAAATAATGATTTACGACTTAAAATGGAACCGAGAACAGTTACAGCCAAGAACAGACTGAAAGTCATTGAAACATTAAACAAATCAGGAATTCCGGTTGGTGTTATGACTGCTCCCATTATCCCCGGATTAAACAGCGATGAGATTCCCGACTTAATCAAAGCGGCAGCAGACCATGGAGCGGATTGTGCCGGCTATACCATTGTGCGTTTGAATGGTTCTATTGCAGAAATATTCAAAGATTGGATTCATAAAAATTTTCCGGATAGAGCTGAAAAAGTATTGCATCACATTGCGGATGCGCATGGTGGACAATTGAGTGATAGTCGATATGGAAAACGAATGAGTGGCGAAGGAAATATGATTCGTTCCATTCATCAGTTATTTAAGATGGCAGTTAAAAAACACTTGTCGGATCGCAAACGTGTTGAATATGATTTAACAGCTTTCAGGCGACCGGGCGAAGTAACGCAAATGGAATTGTTTTAATTACTTCCCAATCAAATCTCGAATCACCACCGAAGCACAGACACTGCCAAAGGTTGCAGGCAAATAAGAAATAGTACCGTAAGCTGATTTTTTAAAATTTCTCCCATCCGTTAACATCAACGATTCTTTAATAGGCTCTTCCGGTGAAAAAACGGTTTTGATTCCTTTTTTGATTCCTTCTTCACGTAAGCGCTTTCGCACATATTGTGCAAACGGACAATTATACGTTTTGGAAATGTCTACCACTTGCAATTTGGTAGGATCTAATTTTGCTCCTGCCCCCATCGAACTAACAATTTTTACTTTGTGCTCGTAAGCTGTTTTTAAAAATGTAATTTTTGGTGTGATGCTGTCAATGGCGTCAATCACATAATCATAAGGTGTTGATAATATTTGTACCGCTCGATCAGGAGTGATAAATTCTTTAATCACATTTAACTTTAAATCTGGATTGATGGCCAATAAACGTTCGGCCATAATATCTGCTTTTGGTAAGCCGTGTGTTGTTGATAATGCCGGAAGCTGACGATTTCGATTACTAGGGTCTACCACATCTCCATCCACAATTGTCATTGTTCCAATTCCCCCCCTGCAAATAAACTCAGCCGCAAACGAACCAACTCCACCCATGCCCACAACCAATACGTGGGCGTTTTGTAGCTTCATTAAGTTCTCTTGTCCGATTAACAATTCGGTGCGGGATAACCATTTTAAATCACTCATAAGAATACTCGAATAGTTTTGTTTTACGAATGTAAGAATACGTTCTTGAAATTGGTAGAAATTATTTTTTTTAGTACATCCATTTCTAATTTTAAAAGGCCACTTGCAGCTGTATAGATGTTTTCAATGGTGGTGTCGGAACTATCGGTTTCCAGAAATAGTTTGTCGGAAGGAATTAGTGAAATCACTTTAGATGCATTCGATTCATTGTTTAAAAGCGCTTTTCCAAATGAAAAGTAACAGCCTGATTTTAATAGTTGTAGTGCAATTTCTTTGTTGTTGTTATAGCCATGAATAATCATTGGAACAGAAACATTCATTCCTTTTCGAATACGGAGCAAATCATCAAATGCTCTAACACAATGGATAATCAGAGGTTTTTTATGTTTTTCAGCCAATAGGATTTGCGCCTTGAATACCGTTTCTTGTGTCACCATCGGCAGGTCGATTAATTTATCGAGCCCGCATTCGCCCAATGCAATTACTGTTTTTTGATGCAGCAAAATTTCCAGCTGCTCCAGTTGATTGTTTAAATTGTCACGATTGATGTACCAGGGATGGATGCCAACGGAGCAAAGGCTTGCTTGAAATGGATCCTCTATAGCTTGGTTGTAAACTTGAATCGCATCGCTTTGTTTTAAGGAATGCGTATGAACATCGATATAGTTGTTGTCAGAATTCAATTCTTTCCTTTCCTTATTTTAGGATATATACTTCTGCCGGATCGTGACCACAGAGATCGTCTTTTAGATACACCATCCCCATTTTTTTGATGACATGTATAGAAGCATGATTTTCTTTTGCTGCCCGAGCAATGATGTTTTTGAGCTTCAAGGTATTTACACCATAATCCAAAGTTGCTTTCGCTGCTTCCGATGCATAACCGTTACCCCAATGTTTTTCAAATAAGCGGTAGCCCAAATCAATTTCATTGTCTTCGGCAATGTGTTTGAGTCCGCACCAACCAATAAATTCATCATTGGATTTTAAATGAATAGCCCAACGTCCAATCTTGTTTTTATATTGTGGTAAAATGATGTCTGTCAAAATACGTTGAGCTTCTTGCAGGTCTTTTACTGGACCATCACCGGTATATCTTGTAACGTTCGGGTTGCTGTTGAGGTCAATCAATATTTGCGCATCGTCAAGGGTAAATTCTCTTAAATAGAGGCGGGGTGTTTCGAGTCGTTGAATCATATAATTAGTAAAAAAAAACTCCCGATATAATCGAGAGTTCTT
This Bacteroidota bacterium DNA region includes the following protein-coding sequences:
- a CDS encoding GNAT family N-acetyltransferase; protein product: MIQRLETPRLYLREFTLDDAQILIDLNSNPNVTRYTGDGPVKDLQEAQRILTDIILPQYKNKIGRWAIHLKSNDEFIGWCGLKHIAEDNEIDLGYRLFEKHWGNGYASEAAKATLDYGVNTLKLKNIIARAAKENHASIHVIKKMGMVYLKDDLCGHDPAEVYILK
- a CDS encoding tRNA threonylcarbamoyladenosine dehydratase produces the protein MSDLKWLSRTELLIGQENLMKLQNAHVLVVGMGGVGSFAAEFICRGGIGTMTIVDGDVVDPSNRNRQLPALSTTHGLPKADIMAERLLAINPDLKLNVIKEFITPDRAVQILSTPYDYVIDAIDSITPKITFLKTAYEHKVKIVSSMGAGAKLDPTKLQVVDISKTYNCPFAQYVRKRLREEGIKKGIKTVFSPEEPIKESLMLTDGRNFKKSAYGTISYLPATFGSVCASVVIRDLIGK
- a CDS encoding PA0069 family radical SAM protein; its protein translation is MENEEKELTYFKGRGSQVNTDNRFLKGTYVAEHIEGLDEPLLSDVKTQIFLEHPKKIINVVKSPDIPGMYSMNPYQGCEHGCIYCYARNTHEYWGYSAGLDFERKIIAKPNAPQLMEKQFMNKNWIVSPIMFSGNTDCYQPIERKLKITRQMLEVLLKFRHPAGMITKNDLIIRDIDILQELAKLNLIHVMVSITSLNNDLRLKMEPRTVTAKNRLKVIETLNKSGIPVGVMTAPIIPGLNSDEIPDLIKAAADHGADCAGYTIVRLNGSIAEIFKDWIHKNFPDRAEKVLHHIADAHGGQLSDSRYGKRMSGEGNMIRSIHQLFKMAVKKHLSDRKRVEYDLTAFRRPGEVTQMELF
- a CDS encoding TatD family hydrolase codes for the protein MNSDNNYIDVHTHSLKQSDAIQVYNQAIEDPFQASLCSVGIHPWYINRDNLNNQLEQLEILLHQKTVIALGECGLDKLIDLPMVTQETVFKAQILLAEKHKKPLIIHCVRAFDDLLRIRKGMNVSVPMIIHGYNNNKEIALQLLKSGCYFSFGKALLNNESNASKVISLIPSDKLFLETDSSDTTIENIYTAASGLLKLEMDVLKKIISTNFKNVFLHS